DNA from Polaribacter sp. NJDZ03:
GCTCTGTTTATAGATTTATACCAATTTTGCCACATAGAAAGAATTGAACCAGCACTACTTGTATAGGTTAAGGCATCTAATACGTCTTTATCACCCCCAGTATCGGTAGAAGAACTACCTTTATCTGAATTGTCAGATATAATTTCTGTTATTCCAAGATAAGAAAAAGCATAATCCCATTCGGTTAACATACCGTAGGCACCATTTACCATTTCTTTAGGCGTTACTGTTTCAGTATCGTCTTGCTCTAAACGATCTTTACTATCAACATTTAAATAATCTTCACTACAAGAAACAGTAGTGAAAAGCAGTCCTATAGCAAATAGAATCTGTATATTTTTAATATTATTTTTCATGATAATTATTTTTTAAAATTTTATAAATCGATGTTTACACCAAATAAGAAAGTTTTAGTGTTTGGGTATGCAGAAAGTTCTATTCCTGCTGCTCCACTTGCTCCTGCAGAACCAGATGAACCAACTATTTCTGGAGTAAAACCAGAATACTTAGTAAACATAAATGGGTTTTTAGCAGTTGCATAAACTCTAATTCTAGAAACTTGATTCATTAGCACCGGTAAAGTATAACCAATGGTAATATTGTTGATTCTTAAATAATCTCCATCTTCTAAATAATAACTTGATGCATAAGAATCTTTACCTGCTCCTGGGTTTACATTGGTAGATCCTTCGCCTGTCCATCTATTTGCAAATGTATCATACGCTATGTTTTCACCACCGTCTATACTCGTTCCTTTTAAACCGTTATAGATTTTATTTCCACCAGCTCCAAAAGCATCAACAGCTAAGTCAAAACTTTTATAGTTTAAACCTACATTAAATCCGAAGTTATAAGTAGGAATGTAAGAACCGAAGAATTTTTTGTCATTATCATCGATAACACCATCATTATTTTGATCTTTATAACGTAAATGTCCTGGAGATGGAGTACCGTAATGTGCATTGTTATTTATTTCATCTTGGTTTTGCCAAACACCATCTGCTTCGTACATCCACCAAGCATAAATAGGCTGTCCTTCTTGTAATTTCTTTGTGATTTGACCGTTAGATAAACTACCTCCGGTTTGACCATCATAAGCAGATTTTACATTCTCAACATTATTTTTATTATCAGAAAACACAAAACCTAAGTTGTATGATAAGTCTTCAGTGATATTGTCTCTCCAATTAAATTCTATTTCAAAACCTTTGTTTAGTACTTCTGCACCATGATCATAATAATTGGTTCCTTCACCAGAAGTGTAAACAGGAGTTACATTTAAAATAGCATTTTCTGTGTTTCTATTGTAGTAGTTAAAACTACCAGATAATCTTGAGCTATACGCCTGAAAATCTAAACCAACGTTTGTTTCTTTAGTAATTTCCCAAGAAATAGGGTAGATAGAAGCACCTAAAGCTGCACCGTACACTAAATCTTGATTCGCCCCAAATACGTAATTTACATTACTACTTCCGGTAGCGGTTGAATATGTTGACACATTAAAAGGAACATCTGAATTTCCTAATTTACCCCAACCTACTCTCATTTTTAAGAAATTTAGGTTTTCTATATCACTTAAAAATGATTCTTTAGTTAACACCCAACCTGCACTAAAAGAAGGGAAGTTTCCAAAATATTCTGTATTGTTATCATTATTGAATGTGCTTATACCGTCTCTACGAATATTTGCTTGAAGAAAGTATTTTTCATTGTAGTTATATTGCAACCTTCCATAATAGGATAATTGATTTGTAGGCGTAGATGAACTTTGTTGTGACGTTTGTTCATAATCTTCAGAAGCAAAGTTGATGTTCCAATATTGTTCTTTTTGTGGCACATCATAAGCAAGTTGATAAGTGTTAAACGTATTGTTTTTACTACCTTTTGTAAGACCTGCTACCACATTAATGCTGTGATTGCCTATTATTTTGTCGAAAGTTAAATAATTATCCCAGTTGTATCTATAGCTTTCAGATCTGCTAAAAGATAAGTTGTTATCTGCATATGCTGTAGTTGTTGGGTTTGCTTCTTTTAAAGCATTAAAATCAGCTTCATTTTGCCCTGTATTTGTAGTTAAATACTGAGACTTAATATCATTAAAAGATCTTGATTTGTAG
Protein-coding regions in this window:
- a CDS encoding TonB-dependent receptor; translation: MKTKISLLLILFFSLGAFAQKMEINGIVTSKNGGTPLPGVSVALAGTANGVSTDFDGKYALTVNKGEQLTFSYIGFKKITVTVNNENVIDISLEDDVESLNEIVVIGYGTQKRSDLTGAVSSIKSDDLLKQPAANATQSIQGKLSGVNIINTNAPGSDPVVMIRGLGTAASGTTPLYIVDGIQVSGISNINPSDIETMDVMKDAASAAIYGMDAANGVIFITTKKGQNGKAKVSLSSYYGATSTLNPVKMADASEYITYFNEVRTSLGSTDLLSPNQANDTDWYDELTDVRLSNSNNVSISGANEHTNYFFSLNNYNEDGLLKDQNLTRNTLRSNNTFNLFENTVKFTQSFSAAISKGTPKPFNAFNEAYRQSPLVPAYYDNGAFGQSNWNTNTGIVGYQGNSRLNSIGNPLATVYYNNQKDETTDLQGSFDLEVKITGSLKANSRFGGTKSYYKSRSFNDIKSQYLTTNTGQNEADFNALKEANPTTTAYADNNLSFSRSESYRYNWDNYLTFDKIIGNHSINVVAGLTKGSKNNTFNTYQLAYDVPQKEQYWNINFASEDYEQTSQQSSSTPTNQLSYYGRLQYNYNEKYFLQANIRRDGISTFNNDNNTEYFGNFPSFSAGWVLTKESFLSDIENLNFLKMRVGWGKLGNSDVPFNVSTYSTATGSSNVNYVFGANQDLVYGAALGASIYPISWEITKETNVGLDFQAYSSRLSGSFNYYNRNTENAILNVTPVYTSGEGTNYYDHGAEVLNKGFEIEFNWRDNITEDLSYNLGFVFSDNKNNVENVKSAYDGQTGGSLSNGQITKKLQEGQPIYAWWMYEADGVWQNQDEINNNAHYGTPSPGHLRYKDQNNDGVIDDNDKKFFGSYIPTYNFGFNVGLNYKSFDLAVDAFGAGGNKIYNGLKGTSIDGGENIAYDTFANRWTGEGSTNVNPGAGKDSYASSYYLEDGDYLRINNITIGYTLPVLMNQVSRIRVYATAKNPFMFTKYSGFTPEIVGSSGSAGASGAAGIELSAYPNTKTFLFGVNIDL